In Piliocolobus tephrosceles isolate RC106 chromosome 5, ASM277652v3, whole genome shotgun sequence, a single genomic region encodes these proteins:
- the TREML1 gene encoding trem-like transcript 1 protein isoform X3 produces the protein MGPNLLLLLLLGLEEDEEEIHKIGSLAENAFSDPAGSANPLEPSQDEKSIPLIWGAVLLVGLLVAAVVLFAVMAKRNKGNRLGVSGRFLSSRVSGMNPSSVVHHVSNSGLAAELPLDVPHIRLDSPPSFDNTTYTSLPLDPPSGKPSLPAPSSLPPLPPKVLVCSKPVTYATVIFPGGNKGGGASCGPAQNPPNNQTPSS, from the exons AGGACGAAGAAGAGATCCATAAGATTGGCAGTCTGGCTGAGAACGCATTCTCAGACCCTGCAGGCAGTGCCAACCCCTTGGAACCCAGCCAGGATGAGAAGAG CATCCCCTTGATCTGGGGTGCTGTGCTCCTGGTAGGCCTGCTGGTGGCAGCAGTGGTGCTGTTTGCTGTGATGGCCAAGAGGAACAAAG GGAACAGGCTTGGTGTCAGTGGCCGATTCCTGAGCAGCAGAGTTTCAGGCATG AATCCCTCCTCAGTGGTCCACCACGTCAGTAACTCTGGACTGGCTGCTGAATTGCCTTTGGATGTACCACACATTAGACTTGACTCACCACCTTCATTTGACAATACCACTTACACCAGCCTACCTCTTGATCCCCCATCAGGAAAACCATCACTCCCAGCTCCATCCTCATTGCCCCCTCTACCTCCTAAGGTCCTGGTCTGCTCCAAGCCTGTGACATATGCCACAGTCATCTTCCCGGGAGGGAACAAGGGTGGAGGGGCCTCCTGTGGGCCAGCCCAGAATCCACCTAACAATCAGACGCCATCCAGCTAA